The following coding sequences are from one Manduca sexta isolate Smith_Timp_Sample1 chromosome 7, JHU_Msex_v1.0, whole genome shotgun sequence window:
- the LOC115442466 gene encoding uncharacterized protein LOC115442466: MAQGILVLQAATVFGTTAPLVIMGIMGEIFTARMTALLGVDVVPRPLVLQDIMDLIIMPQIAALKGVDVDLLGGTVLQNMEPVVARIAALKGVDNVLHGIIDSLDIKAPTDMAATVLIELMEQDRIVLRDHGVIVDTAAIYARNAVAVLGLDASLTKDLTGAVEDLRMRRNLEMKPATAGL, translated from the coding sequence ATGGCCCAAGGCATTTTGGTCCTCCAGGCTGCAACGGTTTTTGGCACCACGGCCCCTCTGGTCATCATGGGCATCATGGGAGAAATTTTCACGGCCCGGATGACAGCCCTGCTAGGTGTGGACGTAGTTCCCCGCCCCCTGGTCCTCCAGGACATCATGGACCTGATTATCATGCCCCAGATAGCAGCCCTGAAAGGTGTGGACGTAGATCTCCTGGGCGGCACGGTCCTCCAAAACATGGAGCCCGTGGTGGCCCGGATAGCAGCCCTGAAAGGTGTGGACAACGTTCTTCATGGCATCATCGATTCCCTGGACATCAAAGCCCCCACGGACATGGCCGCCACAGTCCTGATCGAGCTGATGGAACAGGACAGGATTGTTCTTCGGGACCATGGCGTCATCGTCGACACGGCCGCCATCTACGCCAGGAATGCGGTTGCGGTCTTAGGTCTAGATGCAAGCCTTACAAAGGACCTGACAGGTGCTGTGGAAGACCTGAGGATGCGAAGGAATCTGGAAATGAAACCTGCGACCGCGGGACTTTGA